A portion of the Thermosulfurimonas sp. F29 genome contains these proteins:
- a CDS encoding sigma-70 family RNA polymerase sigma factor gives MSAMSETKDVREVRRRTHQRIAFIRRGLAEARRLTGAPEDVPPLVLLREARRKGGRAATVAKRVLSLAWRVALDNRSLAASYIRKRLERNWVAHDLVWDDLEQVALLALMEAALHADPGKGTFTTIAWHYLRQKFDREVLRAGLLLKLPPQALEKRNGANGFVHWLKQRSPDLILRVENVLTGRGILRLSQPLYEDDQAPFETVFTGNGVSGGNGASGFDFGNNESDVSELLSDLRSDPEEEAAAREKRRIVALALRELPPRWREVILLRLEGCTLAEIGRKMGISRERVRQIEKRAVQRIRAKLRRTAVRCLERPSA, from the coding sequence ATGAGTGAGACCAAAGATGTTAGGGAAGTACGCCGTCGCACCCATCAGCGCATCGCCTTCATCAGAAGAGGGCTCGCCGAGGCGCGTCGTTTGACGGGAGCACCTGAAGATGTACCGCCGCTCGTCCTTTTGAGGGAAGCCAGAAGAAAGGGAGGACGCGCGGCGACGGTGGCCAAGCGGGTGCTTTCGCTCGCCTGGCGAGTGGCGCTGGACAACCGGTCGCTCGCAGCGAGTTACATACGGAAGCGTCTCGAACGCAATTGGGTGGCGCATGATCTGGTGTGGGACGATCTCGAGCAGGTGGCGCTCCTCGCGCTGATGGAAGCGGCGCTTCATGCGGACCCCGGGAAGGGCACCTTCACCACTATCGCCTGGCACTACCTGCGCCAAAAGTTCGATCGAGAAGTGCTCCGCGCGGGGTTGCTCCTGAAGTTGCCTCCCCAAGCGCTTGAAAAGCGAAATGGTGCGAACGGATTCGTCCATTGGCTGAAACAAAGATCTCCCGATCTCATTCTCAGGGTGGAAAATGTGCTGACCGGCCGCGGCATTTTGCGCTTGAGCCAGCCTCTGTACGAAGACGACCAGGCACCTTTTGAGACGGTTTTCACGGGCAATGGCGTTTCCGGCGGGAACGGAGCAAGCGGTTTCGATTTCGGCAACAACGAAAGCGATGTTTCGGAATTACTTTCCGACCTGCGAAGCGATCCCGAAGAGGAAGCGGCCGCACGGGAAAAGCGCAGGATAGTGGCGCTTGCGTTGAGGGAATTGCCGCCTCGCTGGCGGGAGGTTATCCTGTTGCGCCTCGAAGGGTGCACCCTCGCCGAAATAGGACGGAAAATGGGCATCTCCCGGGAGCGGGTGCGTCAGATCGAAAAGCGCGCGGTGCAAAGGATTCGTGCCAAGCTCAGACGCACAGCGGTGCGATGTCTTGAACGCCCGAGCGCTTAA
- a CDS encoding nucleotidyl transferase AbiEii/AbiGii toxin family protein, which translates to MRRGHDSEGVQVRIQRVILWALAARGFFSRYVFHGGSCLYFFYENVRWSEDLDFVKHRGNPDHPTKDLAAIEEALREAVRLIPVFIEEVESAEVKCQKRTGDVLRFIVKVSVRGERRKTRVNVEIADVAAYRIMVKPFEQALIAVEDPLEILADKMVALAARAHSWGEPKVRDVLDLYFLGEGRGLLRPETLSETLDILVELIVRKLRDYRLSASEFQKGTEHLKRWLDRPETLEDLRVTFMRYALPSHRAGELAMYVYCEQTLRFAKKALSGGGLFEILLERMRTMEAESSKHSRKVSFSPGSAPVPGS; encoded by the coding sequence ATGAGGCGAGGGCATGATTCGGAGGGCGTGCAGGTTCGGATTCAAAGGGTGATTTTGTGGGCGCTTGCGGCCAGGGGGTTTTTCTCGCGGTATGTCTTCCATGGTGGATCGTGCCTCTACTTCTTCTATGAGAATGTGCGCTGGTCGGAGGACCTCGATTTCGTAAAGCATCGGGGTAATCCCGATCATCCGACAAAAGATCTCGCCGCGATAGAGGAGGCGCTGAGGGAAGCGGTGCGACTAATCCCTGTTTTCATCGAGGAAGTGGAATCCGCTGAAGTCAAGTGCCAGAAAAGGACGGGAGATGTCCTGCGGTTCATCGTGAAGGTCTCGGTGAGGGGCGAACGACGCAAAACCCGCGTCAATGTCGAGATCGCAGATGTCGCCGCCTACCGCATCATGGTGAAGCCTTTCGAGCAGGCTCTCATTGCGGTGGAAGATCCCCTCGAGATCCTTGCCGACAAGATGGTGGCGCTTGCGGCCCGGGCACATTCCTGGGGGGAACCTAAAGTACGCGATGTACTCGATCTCTACTTCCTGGGAGAAGGCAGGGGACTCCTGCGCCCGGAAACCCTCTCTGAAACCCTTGACATTCTTGTCGAACTCATCGTCCGCAAACTCAGGGACTATCGCCTGAGCGCGAGCGAATTTCAAAAGGGGACGGAACACCTCAAGAGGTGGCTCGACCGTCCTGAGACCCTTGAGGACCTCCGGGTAACCTTCATGAGGTATGCGCTTCCGTCGCATCGCGCAGGCGAGCTCGCAATGTATGTCTATTGCGAGCAGACTCTCCGTTTCGCAAAGAAAGCGCTTTCGGGAGGAGGACTGTTCGAGATCCTGCTCGAGAGGATGCGCACCATGGAAGCTGAATCCAGTAAACACTCGCGGAAGGTATCGTTTTCGCCGGGTTCTGCGCCCGTTCCTGGGTCCTGA
- a CDS encoding AAA family ATPase: MAELKQYRNESILRDASLYFLGAPTMLLFGPPGSGKTFLVRHLARQHGWRIRMVTCKESMRDEDFLGVLLLDGGSTRWVDGPLAQAFRGAAEGEKVILFLDEVNRMPPKQLNILIEAINDYDDEHFVLYNHLTGETLQAPKGNLKFVAAANIGQIGTSDLPEALLDRFVIHLHVPYPAPEEERKILADWGLEEHEAKFLVDFALATRELYAKGDLDFPLSTRMLVRVAQGLATWEEEAKRSGKSEGFSPSKRISAICKFLEGIFPYLAGGTAGNPEWSERTEALRQMMLTMLAELQTPKEAPRGKPSHERSKHDTTDVTRASDAKRSPGRTARKRARRGPDLTF, encoded by the coding sequence ATGGCCGAACTCAAGCAGTACCGCAACGAAAGCATCCTCAGGGATGCTTCGCTTTACTTCCTCGGGGCACCAACGATGCTCCTCTTCGGACCGCCGGGTTCGGGGAAAACCTTCCTTGTGCGACACCTCGCCCGCCAGCACGGATGGCGTATCCGAATGGTGACCTGCAAGGAATCCATGCGCGATGAGGACTTTCTCGGGGTGCTTCTTCTCGACGGGGGATCCACCCGCTGGGTGGACGGTCCTCTCGCACAGGCCTTCCGGGGAGCGGCCGAAGGCGAAAAGGTGATTCTCTTCCTCGATGAGGTGAACCGAATGCCTCCGAAACAGCTCAACATCCTCATCGAGGCCATCAACGACTACGACGACGAGCACTTCGTGCTTTACAATCACCTCACCGGCGAAACCCTCCAGGCCCCTAAGGGCAACCTCAAGTTCGTCGCCGCGGCGAACATCGGCCAGATCGGAACGAGCGATCTCCCTGAGGCCCTGCTCGACCGATTCGTCATCCACCTGCATGTCCCCTACCCCGCCCCGGAGGAAGAACGAAAAATTCTCGCCGATTGGGGCCTTGAGGAACACGAAGCCAAGTTCCTAGTGGACTTCGCGCTGGCCACCCGGGAACTGTATGCCAAAGGCGATCTCGACTTTCCACTCTCCACCCGTATGCTGGTGCGCGTGGCGCAGGGGCTGGCCACCTGGGAAGAGGAAGCGAAGCGCTCCGGCAAAAGCGAGGGCTTTTCCCCCTCGAAGCGCATCAGCGCCATCTGCAAGTTCCTTGAGGGCATCTTCCCCTATCTTGCGGGCGGCACCGCGGGCAACCCCGAGTGGTCCGAACGAACGGAGGCCCTGCGCCAGATGATGCTCACCATGCTCGCCGAACTCCAAACACCCAAGGAAGCTCCCCGCGGGAAACCGAGCCATGAACGGTCCAAGCATGATACAACCGATGTCACGCGAGCCAGCGATGCAAAACGCTCCCCCGGGAGAACCGCCAGAAAACGCGCCCGGCGCGGACCGGATCTCACATTTTAA
- a CDS encoding vWA domain-containing protein, which produces MSNMVSTNLTTPDPLAVLETVSDELKPFPDMVRKKLFEFVDYSSFESFVLFDAVLRALFASAQKAATQRSSPRFWRVFRKLESIVQALLEVPADKRGELPSASKAVHNILKAHFALLVSTGELQGYVRALGFLLERKTGLEVRFGYEDVPALSGGAFSPRFMLISLNRLAPEMHTGRHSAFAVAAHELAHYLYTYLPVVRALDKSHEKAAQAIEKLLSLPEGGVLNLVEDRRIETRMAKRFVVCAAPLKRHAIENSVALIEFFHRRFGPRIKVEDLDGFPERDRRRLILAMLGYPLSVVAVKDRYRIGSELPDDPVEVLRAAGVTPSSREERFALGFAKVVCEAVERDDVREVHELVRRFLEAEGMLTPEAAQSDESFLKPHGATPPQRTLVSDDETLPSEPDESADLEALEQDLDETRLRIIDEAAESDARDERQSSSREAHLFLRWRAKDRHYERKLAEEHYFLRGKMPPHQLKERHKAVEEAYRRGVVAGRRVALTTERELSLNEDYDFDERGRRFDVRRYVRAVSAGTSRRDPRVFRVETPRGGGAPPPFTVDAVLDASGSMDGYPLEKGAELMAFLQGFAEGLAKQRIPVRFNLYATGTTFEGHGEKALILPLAEGGRERLLERLARIRTLANEGFSAYRECYEQNRPLILFVVTDGQFVAKECEALIGEIKENRTLTVGAYLFPEETNETAGDLIRSILAESLAKFHVRIAGSDLRQVEDFLKRTFCAFVEKVLRDPKHPPSPADLRGVQQTMMRRGPTMTLSV; this is translated from the coding sequence ATGTCGAATATGGTTAGCACAAACCTCACTACCCCTGACCCACTCGCCGTCCTTGAAACCGTATCCGATGAGCTAAAACCCTTCCCCGATATGGTGCGCAAAAAACTCTTCGAATTCGTGGATTATTCCTCTTTCGAATCCTTTGTGCTTTTCGATGCCGTTTTGCGCGCTCTTTTCGCTTCCGCTCAAAAGGCCGCTACCCAGAGGAGTTCCCCGCGTTTTTGGCGTGTTTTTCGCAAACTGGAGAGCATTGTTCAAGCATTGCTTGAAGTGCCGGCAGACAAGCGCGGGGAGCTTCCCAGCGCTTCGAAAGCGGTACACAACATCCTGAAGGCTCACTTCGCATTGCTGGTGAGCACGGGCGAACTGCAGGGTTATGTACGCGCCCTGGGATTCCTCCTCGAGCGGAAAACGGGTCTCGAAGTGCGTTTCGGGTATGAGGATGTTCCCGCGCTTTCCGGGGGCGCTTTTTCGCCGCGGTTTATGCTCATCTCCCTGAATCGTCTCGCCCCCGAAATGCACACCGGACGCCACAGCGCTTTCGCCGTGGCCGCCCATGAGCTCGCGCACTACCTTTACACCTATCTCCCTGTCGTGCGGGCCCTCGACAAATCCCACGAAAAGGCCGCGCAAGCGATAGAGAAACTGCTTTCACTCCCGGAGGGAGGAGTTCTCAATCTGGTAGAGGACCGGCGCATCGAGACGCGCATGGCAAAGCGCTTTGTGGTGTGCGCCGCCCCCTTAAAGCGCCATGCAATCGAGAATTCCGTCGCTCTCATCGAGTTTTTTCACAGGCGCTTTGGCCCAAGGATCAAGGTGGAGGATCTGGACGGATTTCCCGAGCGGGACCGCCGCCGCCTCATCTTGGCAATGCTCGGCTATCCCCTGTCCGTTGTTGCCGTAAAAGACCGCTATCGGATCGGGAGCGAGTTGCCCGATGATCCTGTGGAAGTGCTCCGGGCCGCGGGAGTGACTCCCTCTTCCAGAGAGGAAAGGTTTGCGCTCGGGTTCGCCAAGGTGGTATGCGAAGCGGTTGAACGCGACGATGTGCGCGAGGTTCATGAGCTGGTAAGGCGGTTTCTCGAGGCGGAGGGAATGCTCACCCCCGAAGCCGCACAATCCGACGAGTCGTTCCTCAAGCCACACGGCGCTACTCCGCCGCAGAGAACACTCGTGAGCGATGATGAGACCCTCCCCTCCGAACCCGATGAATCTGCTGATCTCGAAGCGCTCGAGCAGGATCTCGACGAAACTCGGTTGCGTATCATCGATGAGGCCGCGGAAAGCGACGCTCGAGACGAAAGACAATCTTCCTCGCGAGAGGCTCATCTTTTTCTCAGGTGGAGGGCGAAAGATAGGCATTATGAGAGAAAGCTTGCGGAGGAACATTACTTTCTCCGAGGGAAGATGCCTCCACATCAGCTCAAAGAACGGCACAAGGCCGTAGAGGAAGCTTACCGGCGCGGAGTGGTCGCCGGACGGCGAGTAGCTCTCACAACCGAACGCGAGCTCTCCCTGAATGAGGATTACGACTTCGATGAGCGAGGCAGGCGGTTCGATGTGCGGCGGTATGTGCGCGCCGTAAGCGCGGGGACATCCCGGCGTGATCCCAGAGTCTTCAGGGTGGAAACACCCCGCGGAGGAGGCGCCCCACCTCCCTTCACAGTCGATGCGGTGCTCGACGCAAGCGGATCCATGGACGGTTATCCCCTCGAAAAGGGTGCGGAGCTCATGGCGTTCCTCCAGGGGTTCGCCGAGGGATTGGCCAAACAGCGCATACCCGTCCGCTTCAACCTGTACGCAACGGGAACAACTTTCGAAGGACACGGTGAGAAAGCTCTAATTCTGCCCCTCGCGGAGGGAGGGCGGGAACGGTTGCTCGAAAGGCTGGCCCGCATTCGCACCCTCGCCAATGAGGGGTTTTCCGCCTACCGGGAGTGCTATGAACAGAACCGGCCGCTCATTCTCTTCGTGGTCACGGATGGCCAGTTCGTAGCCAAAGAATGCGAGGCCCTTATCGGGGAAATTAAGGAGAACCGCACCCTCACGGTGGGAGCCTACCTTTTCCCCGAGGAGACAAACGAAACAGCCGGAGATCTCATCCGTTCCATCCTCGCGGAAAGCCTGGCGAAATTCCATGTGCGGATAGCCGGGAGCGACCTGCGCCAGGTGGAGGACTTTCTGAAACGCACTTTCTGCGCTTTCGTGGAGAAGGTTCTTCGCGACCCGAAGCATCCCCCTTCGCCCGCAGATCTGCGCGGAGTGCAACAAACAATGATGCGGCGCGGTCCGACGATGACGCTCTCCGTTTAA